One region of Permianibacter fluminis genomic DNA includes:
- a CDS encoding sigma-54-dependent transcriptional regulator, with the protein MSSANRLLLLEDDDDQRVLLHGLIQDAGYQVTSAARVPDALAALATQTFDLVLSDWKVADGDGLSLLATLRRDHPDTAFILMTAYGNLSHAINTIRAGADDYLIKPFDKSQLLYTLARVSTVQQLQRENRHLREEVSQRDQLVELIGRSEAMQQVFRRVQKIAPTRATVLLYGESGTGKELAARALHQLSERSSAPFVALNCAALPESLFEAELFGAEKGAYTGADRLKIGRIEAAAGGSLFLDEIGELPLSLQAKLLRVLQEGSYQRLGNPQDQKADVRIIAATNRDLQQEVDAGRFRADLFYRLNVVPIRLPALRERREDIPLLAHHFLQQACQRHGLAPLTISHDAMKRLCSQHWSGNVRELAHTLERLALLAERSDIALADLTSEPTTATSRSTAYQLPDDGLNWEAHERDCLLQALQRCQYNRSQAARLLGLPYKAFLYRLEKYNLIPAEEE; encoded by the coding sequence ATGAGTAGCGCCAATCGCCTGTTATTGCTGGAAGACGACGACGACCAACGAGTCCTGTTGCATGGTTTGATTCAGGATGCCGGCTATCAGGTGACGAGCGCGGCGCGCGTGCCCGATGCCCTGGCGGCGTTGGCAACGCAGACATTTGATCTGGTGTTGTCGGACTGGAAGGTCGCGGACGGTGACGGCCTGAGCCTGCTGGCAACGCTGCGCCGTGACCATCCCGACACCGCTTTCATCCTGATGACGGCATATGGCAATTTGTCTCACGCCATCAACACGATTCGCGCCGGCGCTGATGATTACCTGATCAAACCGTTCGACAAATCACAGCTGCTCTACACGCTGGCACGGGTCAGCACGGTGCAACAGTTGCAGCGGGAAAACCGTCACCTCCGTGAAGAAGTCAGCCAACGTGATCAGCTGGTCGAGTTGATCGGCCGTTCGGAAGCCATGCAGCAGGTCTTTCGCCGGGTACAGAAAATTGCCCCGACCCGCGCCACGGTGTTGCTGTACGGCGAGAGCGGCACCGGCAAGGAACTGGCAGCGCGGGCACTGCATCAGTTGTCGGAACGCAGCAGCGCACCGTTTGTCGCGCTGAACTGCGCCGCGCTCCCGGAAAGCCTGTTCGAGGCCGAATTGTTTGGCGCCGAAAAAGGCGCCTACACCGGCGCCGACCGGTTGAAAATCGGCCGCATTGAAGCCGCTGCAGGCGGCAGCCTGTTTCTGGATGAAATCGGCGAGTTGCCGCTGAGTCTGCAAGCCAAGCTGCTGCGAGTGCTGCAGGAAGGCAGCTATCAGCGGCTGGGCAATCCACAGGATCAAAAAGCGGATGTTCGCATCATCGCGGCCACCAATCGGGATCTGCAGCAGGAGGTTGATGCCGGCCGTTTTCGCGCTGATCTGTTTTACCGGTTGAATGTGGTTCCGATCCGCTTGCCGGCCTTGCGCGAACGGCGTGAAGACATTCCGCTGTTGGCCCATCATTTTCTCCAGCAAGCCTGTCAGCGTCACGGCCTGGCGCCGCTGACGATCAGCCACGACGCCATGAAGCGCTTGTGCAGCCAGCACTGGTCCGGCAATGTCCGCGAACTTGCCCATACCCTGGAGCGGTTGGCACTGCTGGCCGAACGCAGCGACATTGCACTGGCCGACCTGACCAGCGAGCCAACCACCGCCACGAGCCGCAGCACGGCGTATCAGCTGCCTGACGACGGCCTAAACTGGGAAGCGCACGAGCGCGACTGCCTGCTGCAGGCCTTGCAACGTTGTCAGTACAACCGCAGTCAGGCCGCGCGACTGCTCGGCTTGCCGTACAAGGCCTTTCTGTACCGGCTGGAAAAATACAATCTCATTCCAGCCGAAGAAGAATAG